DNA sequence from the Janibacter sp. CX7 genome:
CTCGGGTCGCCGCTGCTCGACCCGGACTGGCTGGCGATGAGGACGCTGCCGTCCTGGCGGCGCAGTGCGGGCCATGCCATCGGCAGCACGCTCGCGAGGGTCACCGTCTCCGGGGAGCCCTCGGGCACCGCGTCAGCCTTGAGCGTCAGGGTCGCCGTGGCCGCCGGGAGGATCTCGTAGGCGGCCACCCAGTCGGGCTCGCCCGGCAGCCCCTCGAAGGGGCGTGCGACGTATGGCGCGGGGGCGACCTTGGTCTTGCCCTGCGCGTCCTTCTTGCGACGTGAAGCCTTACCCATGGCGGTCAGCGTAGGCGGTGACGGGCCCGGGAGTTGGGTCGCACCGCCGGGGCAGGGACAATGTCGGGGCCAGCGACCGCGATGAAGGGATCGTCAGACCATGGGCCAGCCACACGACGGCGCCACGAGCGCACCGACGCTCGACTCCTTCGGGGGCGAGATCGGCCGGGGGCAGGCCCGCACGATCCGGGCCCGCTGGGAGCTGCAGACCGTCACCCGGGTGCGCGAGGCGATCGCGCTCGACCTCGCCGCCCGCGAGGTCAGCGAGCAGGTCATCGGCGAGGCCGAGCTCGTCGTCACCGAGCTCGTCACCAACTCGCTGCGGCACGCCTCGCCCCTGGGCGACCGCACGGTGCGCATCCACTGGAAGGCCCGCGGCGACAACGTCGAGGTCGAGGTGAGCGACGGCGGCGCGGAGACCGAGCCGGCGCCGGCGCCTCGCCAGATGTGGGCCACCTCCGGCCGCGGCCTGCGGATCGTGCGCAGCATCGCCCACGAGTGGGGCGTGCAGCGCGACGACAAGCAGACGACCGTCTGGGCCGCGCTCGGCGGGCCCTCGCGGCGCCGCGTCGGTCCGTAGGGTGGGCGCATGAGCTACGCGATGCCGCCCCAGCAGCCCACGAAGCGCGGGACCCCGTGGGTCCTCGTGACCGGTCTGGTCATCCTCCTCATCTCCTTCGTGCTGTGCGGCATCGGCGGCTTTGCCGTCTTGGGGCAGAGCCAGGACCTCGCCGACGAGCCGATGCAGACCGGCGCCTTCACCGTCACCCTCGAGGAGGGTGAGTCGGTGGCCGTCTGGTCGGAGACGGAGTCCGCCTCGTGCACCGTGACCGGTCCCGCGGGCGCGGTGACCGACTCGGGCTCCGGCGACCAGACGGTGACAGCCGGCGGCAAGACGCTGCACCGGGTCATGGCGATCGACGCCGACCAGGCCGGCAGCCACACGATCACGTGCACCGCCCCCTTCGTCGTCGGCGACAACCTGTCCGTCGGCAGCATCGTCCTGGCCTCCATCGGTGGCGCGCTGTGCTGCATCGCGGTCGTCGTCACCGTCGTCGGGCTCGTCCTCTGGCTGCGTCGCCGCCGCGCCTGACCGACGACGAAGGGGGGACCCCCCGAAATTCGGTGGCGGCCCCGGCCCGCGCGGTGCGACCGTGACGGGGATGGACGAGACCACTTCTGCAGCACCGACGCTCGCCGCTCTCGGCTGGGACGAGGCGACCGCCGCGGCCTTCGACGAGGCCGTGACGGGCTCTCCCTTCGACCTCGTGGCGGGGCGCGTCGGCCGGGTCGACCGCGGCCGGGTCACGGTGCACACGACCGACGGGGCCGTGCCCGCGCTCGTGCGGCTGCCCGCCGGCAGCACGCTCGAGGAGGCGCCGACCACGGGTGACTGGGTCGGTCTCGAGCGGCGCCCCGACGGTGACGTCGTGCGGCTGGTCCTCCCGCGGCGGACCGCGATCGTGCGCAAGGTCGCCGGTGAGCGCTCCGACGCCCAGGTCATGGCGGCGAACCTCGACCTCGTGCTCGTGGCGGTGCCCTTCGAGACCCGGGTCAACCTCTCGACGATCGAGCGCTATCTCGTCGTCGCGTGGGAGTCCGGCGCCCAGCCCCTCGTCGTGCTCACGAAGTCCGACCTCGCCTACGACCCCGACACGACCCGCGCCGAGGTCGAGGCGAGCGCTCCCGGGGTCGACGTCCACGTCGTCTCCGCAGAGACCGGCGAGGGCATCGACGTCCTTGCCGCCGCGCTCGCCGGCGGTACGACCGCCCTCGTCGGCCAGTCCGGCGCCGGCAAGTCGACGCTCGTCAACACCCTGGCGGGGCAAGAGGTCCAGCTCGTCTCGGGCACCCGGCAGGACGGCAAGGGGCGGCACACGACGACCGCCCGCGAGCTCGTCGTCCTCGCCGGCGGCGGGGTCCTCGTCGACACCCCCGGCCTGCGCTCGATCGGCCTGCACGACGACGGCGACGGGGTGGCGCTGACCTTCCCCGACGTCGAGGAGCTCATCGCGTCGTGCCGCTTCGCCGACTGCGCCCACGAGACCGAGCCCGGCTGCGCGGTGCAGGCCGCACTGGCCTCCGGCGAGCTCGACGAGCGTCGCTGGCACAGCTGGGGCAAGCTCCAGCGCGAGGCGGCGTGGATCGCGATGCGCACCGACCCCGCCGCCCGGGCCGCTGCCCGCAAGCGGTGGGCGGCGATCGGGAAGTCGGGCAAGGCGCAGGCAGCGCTCAAGCGGGGGGTCGACCCCTTCGCCTGAGCCGCGGGCTACCAGGGGTGGACGAGGTCGGCCAGGTCGTGGCCGAAGCGCGCGGCGCTGCCGGGGCCGAGGTGCAGGCCGGTGACGGCGACGGTCACGACGACCACGAGCATGCCGAGGGCGGCGAGGCGGGCGGTGCGCCGTTCGTCGGCGGCGTCGCCATGGCCGGCCGGGTCGCGCAGCGACAGCCAGGTCGTCAGGGCGAGGGCCACGCCGGCCTGGACGAGCGCGATCTGCAGCATGCCCGCAGACAGCGCGCGGAAGGGGGACACGAGCGGCAGCGCCACCTCGAGCACGACGACGCAGGCGGCGACGACGAGCGACTGCAGCAGGCGGCGGCGGGGAGCGGTCGCGGGGCGGGCGGCGAGGTGCATGCGGTCGAGGGCGAGGGCGAGCAGCACCCACTCGACGGCGAGCAGGGCGAGCCCGAGCGGCGGGCTGAGCATGCCGACGCGCACGGTCGGCCACAGCGTGAAGGTCGCCAGCACCATGACGACGATGCCGACGACGGCCCCGTGCCACATGGGCGACAGCCGCGCGGGGAAGGTCGTCGACTCGCGCGAACGGGAGCGCAGGCAGGCGAGCAGCCCGGCGGCCACGGCGAGGCCGGCGGCGGCCATGCCGGCCCAGTGGGTGATGACCTCGCGGCCGGCGGCCGCCTCGCAGCCGGGCTCGGCGCAGGAGCCGGCGTGCTCCGGGTACCACGCCGTCGCCGACCACCCCACGATGAGCAGGGCGAGGAGCGCGACGGCGAGCAGCGCCCACGGCCAGTGGCGAAGGGGGGAGCCTCCCCCCTTCGTCGCGGGCCGGGCCGCATCGGCCGGGGCCGCCTGACGGGTCGCCGACGGGCTGGTCACGGGTTCATCCTCACCCACGGGTCCGACAGCGCTGCGGCGACTCGCCCGGGGGAGTCACCGGGCCCGTCGTTGCCCCCGGACCAGTCGGAGGAACAGCCAGAGCACCCCGGCCATCAGCAGCACCGGGGGCAGCACGACGAACCAGAAGGCGAAGGTCCCCCAGGAGGGCACGAAGATCCGCAGGTACCAGGGGTAGTCGGTCTCGACGACCTCCTGGCGGCGATAGGTGGCGTCGGTCGCCGATCGGGTGAAGGTCATGTCCGTGGTGACCTCCTCCGGGCGCACGTAGGTGTCGAACCGTGTGACGAAAGGGGTCTCGCGGGTCAGCTCGGCCAGCGTGGAGCCGGCCGGCACGTCGCCCGCGCGCAGCGGACCGGCGAAGGCGACGCCCGGCTCGATCTCGCCGAAGTCGACGTCGGTCCGGTGCTCGGTCAACGTGTAGACGCGCAGCGTGCTGACCGAGGCCGCGGTGGCCTGCATCCGCATCGGGTAGACGATCTCGCGGGAGGGGAAGGTCGCCCGGATCGGCTGCAGCTCGCCGTCTAGGGCGTGCGGCGAGTCGGGCCCGGCGGTGAGCTTGATGGCGGCGATGACCCAGCCCTCGCGCAGGTAGGGGCGGGTGGCCGCGACGACCTCGTCGTGGACGTCGTAGCCGTGCTCGTCGAGCCACCGGGTCAGGGGCGCGGTCGACGTCGAGGTGAGCTGGGTGGCGGTGAAGGGCCCGAGCTCACGCTCCTCGAGGACGTGGACGCCCGGTGGCTGGCCCGCTCCGGCACCGTCGCCGGCCGCGCCCCCGATCACGGGGAGCTGCAGGCCACGCAGCACCCGCCGCTCGACGATGTCGGGCGCGGTGGCGCGCTCGAGCTGCCCCAGGGTGTCGACGTCGGCGACGTCGAGCTCGGCCTGGGCCGGCAGCGGCAGGATGAGCGCCACGTCCTGCGCCGAGGTGAACATGTCGAAGCTCAGCAGGATGTCCTCGGTCTCGCCGTCGTGGCGCACGACCGCGGACTCCTCGTTGACCGAGACGCTCTCGCCCGTGGGGGCGCCGACGCCACCGCACGCGCAGGCGCTCGCGGGCGCCACCATGCCGACCGACAGCACGAGTGTCGCGAGCAGCGCGACCGCAGCGGCCCGACGGCCGGTCCTCGAGATGGTCACGTCATCCCCCTTCGTCCCTCGTCAGTGTGGTCCACCGCAGCGGCGGGGCGAAGGGGGAGGACTGCCCGGTGATCGGGTCAGAGGACGTCGTGCCCGGGGTGGCCGCCCTGGGCCATGGCCTCGGCGATCTCGAGGGCGGGGCGGACCTTCGGCGTCTTGGGGATGACGCCGAGGCGGCCGGCCTGGAAGTCCTCGAAGGCGGTGACGAGCTCGTCACGGGTGTTCATGACGAAGGGGCCGTAGGCGGCGACGGGCTCGCGGATCGGGCGCCCGCCGAGCAGAACGACCTCGAGCGAGGGGCTGCGCGAGTCCTGGCTGTCGTCGGCGGTGATCTCGAGGGCGCCTCCGGCGCCGAAGACCGCCAGCTGGCCCTCCCGGATCGGGCGACGGTCGGGTCCGACGGTGCCGCGCCCGGAGAGGACGTAGGCCAGGCCGTTGAAGTCCTCGCGCCAGGGGATGTGCAGGCGCGCACCCGGGGCGATCGTCGTGTGGATCATCGAGATCGGCGTCGTCGTGATGCCCGGGCCCTCGTGGCCGTCGAGCTCGCCGGCGATGACCCTCAGCAGGGCGCCGCCGTCGTGGCTGGAGAGCAGGCCGACCTGGCCCGAGCGGATGTCCTGGTAGCGCGGGTCGGCCATCTTCTGGTGGCTGGGCAGGTTGACCCACAGCTGCAGGCCGTGGAAGACGCCGCCGCTGACGACGAGCTCCTCCGGCGGGGCCTCGATGTGCAGCAGGCCGGAGCCGGCGGTCATCCACTGGGTGTCGCCGTCGGTGATCAGGCCGCCACCGCCGTGGGTGTCCTCGTGGGCGAAGGTGCCGTCGATGATGTAGGTGACGGTCTCGAAGCCGCGGTGCGGGTGCCAGCTGGTGCCGCGGGCCTCGCCGGGCTGGTACTCGACCTCGCCCATCTGGTCCATGTGGATGAAGGGGTCCAGGCGCGCCATGTCGACGCCGGCGAAGGCGCGGCGGACCGGGAAGCCCTCGCCCTCGAAGCCCTTGGGCGCGGTGCTCACCGAGAGCACCGGGCGGGAGACCGCGTCGGGCACCGGCTGGGTGACGCGCGGGAGGGTGAGGATGTTGTCGACGGTCACGGCGGGCATCTGGTGCTCCTTCGGTTGATGGTCACCTGGGACAACAGTAGTTGAAAATCAAACATTCCGCCCGGGTGGACGGGCACGTAGGGTGCGCCGCATGGCTGCCTCTCCTGATCCTTCGACCGCTCCGGCCCGGCGCCGTCCCTGGACGATGATCGTCGGCGGGGTGCTGGTCCTGCTGGCCATCGCCTCGTGGGTCCTGGGGATGGGCCTGCTGCTCAAGGAGGCGCACGACATCGAGTCGCTCCCGCTGCAGACCGACACCCAGACCGTGCAGCTGGAGGCCGGCGAGAGCACCCGGGTCATCTCCGAGTCCGAGCAGGCGAGGTGCACCGTCGAGGGCCCCGGAGGGCGAGAGACCAACGACGGCTACCCGACGGCGCCCATCGACCTGGGCTCCGGTGACCTCTACCGGGTGATGACGGTCGACGCCGACGCGAGCGGCGAGTACGCCGTCGAGTGCACCGCGGGCTTCGTCCTGCACGCCCAGGGCAATGCGTGGGTGCCGCTGCCCATCGGGTGCGCCCTCGGGTGCGTGGGCTTCGTGACCTTCGTCATCGGCCTCGTCCTGTGGCTCGTCCGGCGCTCCGAGGCACGGCGCGCGCAGCCGCTGGCCGGCTGAGGCCCCCTTCGTGCCGCCTCGATCGCCGCTGCCCGCGCGCCACGGTCTCGGTGCCGCGTGGGTGCGCACACCTGACCACGACCACGGCCGGCCGCGTCCCTGGTCGACGATGGGCCAGTGGCTGCGTGACACCTCGCCCGAGGGGGTCGACGTCGACGGGATGCTCGCCGACGAGCGCTTCGTCTACGACGACGGCTCCGTGCTGCTCGCCGGTGACGCCTACCGGCCGCACACCTTCGTGTGGTTCCACCGCGACCTGCGCGAGGAGCCCGAGGTGCCCGGCGAGATCGCCCTCCTGCACCGTGACGAGCGGCTCGTCGTCGTCGACAAGCCGCCCTTCCTCTCGACGATCCCGCGCGGGCGGCACGTCATGCAGAGCGTCACGGTGCGGCTGCGCGACGAGCTCGGTCTGCCGGAGCTCACCCCGCTGCACCGGCTCGACCGCGTGACCTCGGGCGTGCTCCTGCTCGCGACCGAGCGGCGGTGGCGCGGGCCCTACCAGACGCTCTTCGAGCACCGCCGGGTCAGCAAGACCTACCTCGCGCTCGCGCCCCGGCGCGACGACCTGGCCTTCCCGCTCACCGTGCGCAACCACATCGCCAAGACGCGCGGCGTGTGGCAGGCGCAGGTCGTCCCCGACGCCCCGGTCAACGCGGTGACCGACATCGAGGTTGAGTCGGTCGCCGGGGACCTCACCGTCTACCGGCTGACGCCCCACACCGGGCGAACCCACCAGCTGCGACTGCACCTGCACGGCCTGGGCCTCCCGATCGTCGGTGACCCGCTCTACCCCGAGGTGCTCGACGTGTCGGTCGACGACTTCTCGACGCCGCTGCAGCTGCTCGCGAGCACCCTCGAGCTCGTCGACCCGGTCGACGGGCGCGAGCGGCGCTTCGTCAGCGGGCGGACCCTGCCGATCGCCCCGCCGCGCTGAGCCCGCGGGCTGAGCCCGACGGGTCGGGCCCTCGGGTCGGCCGCAGGCGGGGGTGCCTGCTGCCGCTGGCCGTGCAGGTCCGTGGCCTGCCTATGCCGTTGCTCCGTACCCCGGGTCGGCCGCGTGGTGCTGGGGTCATGCTGCGAACCGGCGGGTCGCTCGGCTCCGTACGCCACTGCTCCGTACCCCGGGTCGGCCCAGAGGGCGGAGCAGTGGCGTATGCAGTTGGGCTGGACCCCGATCCCGCCTTCGTGGCCGGGATGCCCACCGTACGGAGCAACGGCGTAGGGCCCGGATCGGTCCCAGACCTCCCGATATCGGGGGCCCGGACCGCCGGCCGCCGGCCGCCGGCCGCTGTCCGCTGGCCGCCGGCCGGGACTCAGCCCCGGCGCGACCCGGCCAGGTCGGACTCGGCCGAGTCGGACCCGACCGACCCGGTACCGGCGGCAGCGCCCCCTTCGCCCGAGGTGCGGGGGTCGCTCTCACCGGACTCCGACGCATAGGCGTCGAGCACCTGCTGGCCGGCGTCCTCGACCGGGTGGTCGTCGTTGGACTCGCGCAGCGGGTTGTTGGGGATGAAGAGCGTCGCGACGAAGACGACCGCGAGGATCGGGAGGCCGAGTGCGAAGGCATCGGTCAGCTTGTCGGCCAGGCCCCAGCGGACGGCGTCGGCGACGGCCGGGGGCAGCTTCGCCAGGGCGCTCGGGTCGAGCACCGCACCGGCGTCCATGTGACCGCCGGCCTGCGCGGGCATGCCGCCGGGCAGGTGCGAGGCGATCTTCTCCTGCAGACCGCTCGACATGACCGCACCGAAGATCGCGATGCCGACGGTCGATCCGACGTTGCGGAAGAACTGGGTCGACGCGGTGGCGACACCCATGTCGGCGCGGGCGACGGCGTTCTGCACGACGAGCGTGTACTGCTGCATCGCCATGCCCAGACCGACGCCGAGGACGACCATCGCCTCGGTGAGCTGCAGGCTCGTGGCGTTGTGGTCGAGGCGGGTGAGCAGGAAGACGCCGACCGCCATGATCGCGATGCCGGTGAGCATGAAGGGCAGGTACCGGCCGGTGCGGGTGATGAGCATCCCGGTGACGATGCCGCAGATGATGAAGCCGAGCATGAGCGGCATGAGGATCAGGCCGGAGTTCGTCGCGTTGACGCCGATGACGCCCTGGGCGAAGACCGGGATGTAGATGATCGCGCCGAACATGACGATCGCGACGCCGAAGGCGGAGACCAGGCTCAGGCTGATCGTGCGGTTGACGAAGAGGCGCAGCGGCAGCACCGGCTCGACGGCCTTGCGCTCGACGAGGACGAAGGCGGTGAGCAGGACGGCGCTCAGGACGAAAAGGCTGATCGACTCGGTGGAGCCCCAGGCCCAGCTCGACCCGCCGAAGGACACGGCGAGCAGCAGCGCGACGAGACCGGTCGAGAGGGTGCTGATGCCGAGGTAGTCGATCGGCGCCTTGCGCGGGGTGTGCGGCACGTGGAGGAATCGCGCGATGAAGACGAGCGCGATCAGGCCCACGGGCAGCGACACGAAGAAGAGCCAGCGCCAGCCGAGGTGGTCGGTGATGACGCCACCGAGGAGCGGGCCGGCGACCGAGGTCACGCCGAAGACCGCGCCCATGAGGCCTTGGTACTTGCCGCGCTGCCGCGGCGGGATGATGTCGCCGATGATCGTCTGCGACAACGGCATCAGGGTGCCCATGCCGAGGCCCTGCACGGCACGGCCGGCGACGAGCATCCAGAAGCTCTGCGAGAAGCCGGCGATGATCGAGCCGATCATGAAGACGACGATGCCGCCGAGGTAGAAGGCGCGACGGCCGTAGAGGTCGGAGAACTTGCCGACGATCGGGACGGTGACGGCCGAGACGAGCATGGCCGCGGTGGCGACCCAGCTGTAGTGGTCCATGCCGCCGAGCTCGGAGACGATCCGGGGCAGGGCGGGGCCGACGATGGTCTGGCTGACGGAGGCGACGAGCATGCCGAGCATGAGGCCGGCGAAGACGCGCTTGTTCTCCGTACTCATCTTGTAGGGG
Encoded proteins:
- a CDS encoding ATP-binding protein, translating into MGQPHDGATSAPTLDSFGGEIGRGQARTIRARWELQTVTRVREAIALDLAAREVSEQVIGEAELVVTELVTNSLRHASPLGDRTVRIHWKARGDNVEVEVSDGGAETEPAPAPRQMWATSGRGLRIVRSIAHEWGVQRDDKQTTVWAALGGPSRRRVGP
- the rsgA gene encoding ribosome small subunit-dependent GTPase A encodes the protein MDETTSAAPTLAALGWDEATAAAFDEAVTGSPFDLVAGRVGRVDRGRVTVHTTDGAVPALVRLPAGSTLEEAPTTGDWVGLERRPDGDVVRLVLPRRTAIVRKVAGERSDAQVMAANLDLVLVAVPFETRVNLSTIERYLVVAWESGAQPLVVLTKSDLAYDPDTTRAEVEASAPGVDVHVVSAETGEGIDVLAAALAGGTTALVGQSGAGKSTLVNTLAGQEVQLVSGTRQDGKGRHTTTARELVVLAGGGVLVDTPGLRSIGLHDDGDGVALTFPDVEELIASCRFADCAHETEPGCAVQAALASGELDERRWHSWGKLQREAAWIAMRTDPAARAAARKRWAAIGKSGKAQAALKRGVDPFA
- a CDS encoding DUF2330 domain-containing protein gives rise to the protein MTISRTGRRAAAVALLATLVLSVGMVAPASACACGGVGAPTGESVSVNEESAVVRHDGETEDILLSFDMFTSAQDVALILPLPAQAELDVADVDTLGQLERATAPDIVERRVLRGLQLPVIGGAAGDGAGAGQPPGVHVLEERELGPFTATQLTSTSTAPLTRWLDEHGYDVHDEVVAATRPYLREGWVIAAIKLTAGPDSPHALDGELQPIRATFPSREIVYPMRMQATAASVSTLRVYTLTEHRTDVDFGEIEPGVAFAGPLRAGDVPAGSTLAELTRETPFVTRFDTYVRPEEVTTDMTFTRSATDATYRRQEVVETDYPWYLRIFVPSWGTFAFWFVVLPPVLLMAGVLWLFLRLVRGQRRAR
- a CDS encoding pirin family protein, producing the protein MPAVTVDNILTLPRVTQPVPDAVSRPVLSVSTAPKGFEGEGFPVRRAFAGVDMARLDPFIHMDQMGEVEYQPGEARGTSWHPHRGFETVTYIIDGTFAHEDTHGGGGLITDGDTQWMTAGSGLLHIEAPPEELVVSGGVFHGLQLWVNLPSHQKMADPRYQDIRSGQVGLLSSHDGGALLRVIAGELDGHEGPGITTTPISMIHTTIAPGARLHIPWREDFNGLAYVLSGRGTVGPDRRPIREGQLAVFGAGGALEITADDSQDSRSPSLEVVLLGGRPIREPVAAYGPFVMNTRDELVTAFEDFQAGRLGVIPKTPKVRPALEIAEAMAQGGHPGHDVL
- a CDS encoding pseudouridine synthase, whose amino-acid sequence is MRTPDHDHGRPRPWSTMGQWLRDTSPEGVDVDGMLADERFVYDDGSVLLAGDAYRPHTFVWFHRDLREEPEVPGEIALLHRDERLVVVDKPPFLSTIPRGRHVMQSVTVRLRDELGLPELTPLHRLDRVTSGVLLLATERRWRGPYQTLFEHRRVSKTYLALAPRRDDLAFPLTVRNHIAKTRGVWQAQVVPDAPVNAVTDIEVESVAGDLTVYRLTPHTGRTHQLRLHLHGLGLPIVGDPLYPEVLDVSVDDFSTPLQLLASTLELVDPVDGRERRFVSGRTLPIAPPR
- a CDS encoding MDR family MFS transporter → MSTTTASAPYKMSTENKRVFAGLMLGMLVASVSQTIVGPALPRIVSELGGMDHYSWVATAAMLVSAVTVPIVGKFSDLYGRRAFYLGGIVVFMIGSIIAGFSQSFWMLVAGRAVQGLGMGTLMPLSQTIIGDIIPPRQRGKYQGLMGAVFGVTSVAGPLLGGVITDHLGWRWLFFVSLPVGLIALVFIARFLHVPHTPRKAPIDYLGISTLSTGLVALLLAVSFGGSSWAWGSTESISLFVLSAVLLTAFVLVERKAVEPVLPLRLFVNRTISLSLVSAFGVAIVMFGAIIYIPVFAQGVIGVNATNSGLILMPLMLGFIICGIVTGMLITRTGRYLPFMLTGIAIMAVGVFLLTRLDHNATSLQLTEAMVVLGVGLGMAMQQYTLVVQNAVARADMGVATASTQFFRNVGSTVGIAIFGAVMSSGLQEKIASHLPGGMPAQAGGHMDAGAVLDPSALAKLPPAVADAVRWGLADKLTDAFALGLPILAVVFVATLFIPNNPLRESNDDHPVEDAGQQVLDAYASESGESDPRTSGEGGAAAGTGSVGSDSAESDLAGSRRG